One window of Paenibacillus sp. FSL K6-3182 genomic DNA carries:
- the prfB gene encoding peptide chain release factor 2 (programmed frameshift), with the protein MIDITVKQDLREMAKRLQELRGSLDLDLKQEMIANFEEKMTFPDFWDDNDKAQSVISELNAVKSVVDHYDGLNSEQEDLQMMLELAEDEGDESLASDVVSGVEKLMRKISEFELQLLLNQPYDKLNAILELHPGAGGTESQDWGLMLYRMYTRWAEKSGFKVELLDYLPGDEAGIKSVTILVKGFNAYGYLKAEKGVHRLVRISPFDSAGRRHTSFASCDVVPEIDDSIEIEIRTEDLKVDTYRASGAGGQHVNKTESAIRITHIPSGIVVACQQERSQIQNRERAMKMLRSKLYDRKIEEQMKHLAEIRGDQSEIAWGSQIRSYVFHPYSMVKDHRTSVETGNVGAVMDGDIDPFIDGYLRHQIRHE; encoded by the exons ATGATAGACATAACGGTTAAACAAGACCTGCGTGAAATGGCCAAGCGGCTCCAAGAGCTTAGGGGGTCCCTT GACTTAGATCTTAAGCAAGAAATGATTGCTAATTTCGAGGAGAAGATGACTTTCCCTGATTTTTGGGATGATAATGACAAAGCGCAAAGCGTTATTTCTGAGCTTAATGCGGTGAAGTCAGTTGTGGATCATTACGACGGGTTGAACAGCGAGCAGGAAGATCTTCAGATGATGCTGGAGCTGGCGGAAGATGAAGGCGATGAGTCGCTTGCATCAGACGTCGTGAGCGGCGTAGAGAAGCTCATGCGCAAGATTAGCGAGTTCGAGCTTCAACTGCTGCTTAATCAGCCTTACGATAAGCTTAATGCGATTCTTGAGCTTCATCCTGGTGCTGGCGGTACGGAGTCTCAGGACTGGGGTTTAATGCTTTACAGGATGTACACGCGCTGGGCGGAGAAGAGTGGCTTCAAGGTTGAGCTTCTTGATTACTTGCCCGGTGATGAGGCAGGCATTAAAAGTGTCACCATTTTGGTGAAGGGCTTTAATGCTTACGGGTATTTGAAGGCAGAGAAAGGCGTACACCGTTTGGTTCGCATTTCTCCGTTTGATTCTGCGGGTCGTCGTCACACGTCGTTTGCTTCCTGTGATGTAGTCCCAGAAATCGATGACAGCATTGAGATCGAAATCCGAACTGAAGATCTGAAGGTGGATACGTACCGCGCGAGTGGAGCAGGCGGACAGCACGTCAATAAGACGGAGTCGGCTATACGTATTACCCACATCCCTTCAGGCATTGTGGTTGCTTGCCAGCAGGAGCGTTCACAAATTCAGAACCGGGAACGTGCGATGAAGATGCTTCGTTCTAAGCTGTATGATCGGAAGATCGAGGAGCAGATGAAGCATTTGGCGGAAATACGCGGCGATCAATCGGAAATCGCGTGGGGAAGCCAAATTCGTTCTTATGTTTTCCATCCCTATAGCATGGTGAAGGATCACCGTACTTCTGTAGAGACAGGTAATGTCGGTGCAGTTATGGATGGCGACATCGACCCTTTTATCGATGGGTATTTGCGTCATCAGATTCGTCACGAGTAA
- the secA gene encoding preprotein translocase subunit SecA gives MLGLVKKIFGDHNEREVKRIQRTVDEINAIESKFTALSDDALRAKTEEFKARIEKGESLDKILPEAFATVREASKRTLGMRHFDVQLLGGIVLHEGKIAEMRTGEGKTLVATLPVYLNALLGKGVHVITVNNYLAQRDSELMGQLYGFLGMTVGCNLHGLSHDEKQEAYACDITYGTNNEFGFDYLRDNMVLYKEQMVQRPLYFSIIDEVDSILVDEARTPLIISGQAAKSTELYFAADRFISRLKPEEDFTIDIKLRSVMLTEAGVEKTEKAFQIENLFDHANVTLNHHIQQALKANFIMKRDVDYVVEEEEVVIVDEFTGRLMSGRRYSDGLHQAIEAKEDLKVQNESMTLATITFQNYFRMYRKLAGMTGTAKTEEEEFKRIYGLDVIQVPTNRSMIRKDIADVVYKSELGKFKAVVEEIVERHSKNQPVLVGTISIENSEKLSDMLKRRGVTHKVLNAKFHAEEAEIISRAGQAGSVTIATNMAGRGTDILLGDEVAELGGLHIIGTERHESRRIDNQLRGRAGRQGDPGSSQFYLSLEDELMRRFGSENIMGMMDKLGLDEDQPIESRMISRAIESAQKRVEGNNFDIRKVVLQYDDVMNQQREVIYKQRRDILGSENIRQEVMEMLKPVIERIVEAHCSEDIPEEWDLQAIVDYAQANFLQEGSLTKEEIWGKEKEEIIDYIYAEVVASYDEREAELGEETMREFEKVVVLRAVDSKWMDHIDAMDQLRQGIHLRAYGGTDPLREYQFEGFEMFKEMIESIHEEVARYIMKARVESNLERQEVAQGQTTTTSGGGEAMEKRPAKREDRVGRNDACPCGSGKKYKQCHGK, from the coding sequence ATGCTCGGATTAGTGAAAAAGATATTTGGTGACCATAACGAGCGCGAGGTAAAGCGGATCCAACGGACGGTAGATGAAATAAATGCGATTGAGTCAAAATTCACTGCTTTATCTGACGATGCGCTTCGCGCGAAAACTGAGGAATTCAAAGCAAGAATTGAAAAAGGCGAGTCATTAGATAAAATATTGCCTGAAGCTTTTGCAACAGTTAGAGAAGCATCCAAGCGTACGCTCGGCATGCGTCACTTTGATGTGCAGCTGCTCGGCGGTATCGTTCTTCATGAAGGTAAAATTGCGGAGATGAGAACGGGTGAAGGTAAAACGCTCGTTGCGACACTTCCTGTTTATTTAAACGCGTTGCTTGGCAAAGGCGTACATGTTATCACGGTCAATAATTATCTAGCGCAACGTGATAGCGAGCTTATGGGACAGCTGTATGGCTTCCTAGGCATGACTGTCGGATGTAATCTTCACGGCTTGTCGCATGACGAGAAGCAAGAAGCATATGCATGTGATATTACGTATGGTACAAATAATGAATTTGGTTTTGATTATCTGCGTGACAACATGGTGCTATACAAAGAACAAATGGTTCAGCGTCCTCTTTATTTCTCCATTATCGATGAAGTGGATTCCATTCTTGTCGATGAAGCGCGGACTCCGCTTATTATTTCTGGACAGGCTGCTAAATCAACAGAGCTCTACTTCGCCGCAGACCGCTTTATTAGCCGTTTGAAGCCTGAAGAGGATTTCACGATCGATATTAAGCTTCGCAGCGTTATGCTGACTGAGGCAGGCGTTGAGAAGACGGAGAAGGCATTCCAAATCGAGAACCTATTCGATCATGCGAATGTAACGCTCAACCACCACATACAGCAAGCGCTGAAAGCGAACTTCATTATGAAGCGCGATGTGGATTATGTTGTGGAAGAAGAAGAAGTTGTCATCGTTGATGAATTTACTGGTCGTCTAATGTCTGGACGTCGTTATAGCGATGGTCTTCACCAAGCAATTGAAGCGAAGGAAGATCTGAAGGTTCAGAACGAGAGCATGACGCTTGCGACAATTACATTCCAAAACTACTTCCGTATGTATCGCAAGCTTGCTGGTATGACGGGTACTGCGAAGACAGAGGAAGAAGAGTTCAAGCGTATTTATGGACTCGACGTTATTCAAGTACCTACTAACCGTTCCATGATCCGTAAGGATATTGCAGATGTTGTCTACAAATCCGAACTCGGTAAATTCAAAGCGGTCGTAGAAGAGATCGTAGAACGCCACAGTAAAAATCAACCAGTGCTCGTAGGTACAATTTCTATCGAGAACTCGGAGAAATTATCAGATATGCTGAAGCGCAGAGGCGTTACGCACAAAGTGCTCAACGCGAAGTTCCATGCGGAAGAGGCAGAAATTATTTCGCGCGCTGGTCAAGCAGGCTCCGTAACGATCGCAACGAACATGGCTGGTCGTGGTACCGATATTTTGCTAGGTGATGAGGTTGCTGAACTGGGCGGCTTGCATATCATTGGTACAGAGCGCCATGAAAGCCGTCGGATCGATAACCAGCTGCGTGGTCGTGCTGGACGTCAAGGCGATCCAGGTTCATCACAGTTTTATCTATCGCTTGAAGATGAGCTGATGCGCCGCTTCGGTTCTGAGAATATTATGGGCATGATGGATAAGCTGGGACTGGATGAGGATCAACCGATTGAGAGCCGGATGATTTCTAGAGCGATTGAATCTGCGCAGAAACGCGTTGAGGGCAATAACTTTGATATTCGGAAAGTTGTTCTACAATATGATGATGTCATGAACCAGCAGCGTGAGGTTATCTATAAGCAGCGCCGTGATATTCTTGGTTCGGAGAACATCCGCCAAGAAGTTATGGAAATGCTTAAGCCTGTCATCGAACGCATTGTTGAAGCTCACTGTTCGGAGGATATTCCGGAGGAGTGGGATCTTCAAGCAATCGTTGATTATGCGCAAGCGAACTTCCTGCAAGAAGGATCTTTGACCAAGGAAGAGATTTGGGGCAAAGAGAAGGAAGAAATCATCGACTACATTTATGCTGAAGTCGTTGCTTCCTATGATGAGCGTGAAGCAGAGCTTGGGGAAGAAACGATGCGCGAATTCGAGAAGGTCGTTGTGCTTCGTGCGGTAGATAGCAAATGGATGGATCACATCGATGCGATGGATCAGCTCCGTCAAGGTATCCACCTACGTGCATACGGCGGTACGGATCCGCTTCGTGAATATCAATTTGAAGGCTTCGAGATGTTCAAGGAAATGATCGAGAGCATCCACGAGGAAGTTGCAAGATACATTATGAAGGCACGCGTAGAGAGCAACCTGGAGCGTCAAGAAGTAGCTCAAGGCCAAACGACTACAACAAGCGGCGGCGGAGAAGCTATGGAGAAGCGCCCTGCTAAGCGTGAGGACCGTGTAGGTCGTAATGATGCATGTCCATGCGGCAGTGGCAAGAAATACAAGCAGTGCCACGGCAAGTAA
- the raiA gene encoding ribosome-associated translation inhibitor RaiA, whose protein sequence is MNYNIRGQHFQVTDALRDYVEKKLSRLDKYFEAPITSDINVTLSVTKGKHAVEVTIPLTGVMLRAEEKSEDMYASIDLVADKLERQIRKHKTKMNRKFRQGSGVRVLFKEEGSAVGVLEEEDDLELVRTKRFALKPMDVEEAILQMNMVGHNFFVFSNVDNKEVSVVYKRSDGKYGLIEQG, encoded by the coding sequence ATGAACTACAACATTCGAGGTCAACACTTTCAAGTGACAGACGCATTGAGAGACTACGTCGAAAAGAAACTCAGCCGATTGGATAAATATTTTGAAGCACCAATCACCTCCGATATTAACGTAACACTATCCGTCACCAAAGGTAAACATGCAGTTGAGGTGACCATACCGCTCACCGGTGTCATGCTAAGAGCCGAGGAGAAAAGCGAGGATATGTACGCATCGATCGATCTGGTTGCGGACAAACTCGAACGACAAATACGTAAACATAAAACAAAAATGAATCGAAAGTTCCGCCAAGGTAGCGGTGTACGCGTCTTATTCAAGGAAGAAGGCTCAGCAGTAGGCGTTCTAGAGGAAGAAGATGATTTGGAGCTTGTACGTACGAAGCGTTTTGCACTTAAGCCAATGGATGTGGAAGAAGCGATTTTGCAAATGAATATGGTCGGACATAATTTCTTCGTCTTCTCGAATGTGGACAACAAAGAGGTCAGTGTTGTGTACAAACGAAGTGACGGGAAATACGGTTTAATTGAGCAAGGCTAG
- a CDS encoding cold shock domain-containing protein — protein sequence MQGKVKWFNAEKGYGFIETEQGGDVFVHFSAIQTEGFKTLEEGQSVEFDIVEGARGPQAANVVKL from the coding sequence ATGCAAGGTAAAGTTAAATGGTTTAACGCAGAAAAAGGTTATGGATTTATCGAGACTGAGCAAGGCGGCGACGTATTTGTTCATTTCTCCGCTATCCAAACTGAAGGTTTCAAAACTCTTGAAGAAGGCCAATCCGTCGAATTCGATATTGTTGAAGGCGCTCGTGGTCCACAAGCAGCTAACGTAGTTAAACTGTAA
- a CDS encoding DUF2920 family protein, with protein sequence MGTLVYKIKPHADIELGFDREELDYYVTLPDSGVTEETGLILTIPGFGGLANSSYQIEKLNPYLAEKYNCIVVSLNYFGIYRGTETKLDDHFIHNMETVYGVSSTYWHNISSDNDFYTKVGELLESKGISKLDHRCQPLKITGRQEYQSFGFLPALDNLTVLGEVLKNYPAINKKKIIAYGSSYGGYIAMLCGKFAPHTFSVIIDNSGFSRSEMKYIVGREILETDLAVTVNFHNKFYTVPFAYNNPWTIMDETSRHYFGDSHKQIRNLLVREHRVKSNTRYYIFHCEEDQIASVEDKDKVTALLINYNSTYYKRVGMNDLDGALFKTYAHAMDASLRKLFDHVAEQDKEYGLVKETSENEFSNNEVNSLNCGIKNYVFNFKNDFTMNVTITDNIKTEYNLINSYQIMSKLLDVCESIDEGFNFIVTKIAARDYNETFGVMQDILDAHTAINLQIDTFSRFLGENNLRSVNEQFKNSLSMTVVHFNNEDWDLLDNQLSQQVIPYFLAWKKELHHIITPYITH encoded by the coding sequence TTGGGGACTCTAGTTTATAAAATTAAACCTCATGCAGATATTGAATTAGGTTTTGACAGAGAAGAACTGGACTATTATGTCACGTTACCGGATAGCGGTGTAACTGAAGAAACTGGATTGATACTAACTATCCCAGGGTTTGGTGGACTTGCTAATTCAAGTTATCAAATAGAAAAATTAAATCCATACCTTGCTGAAAAATATAATTGTATAGTGGTCTCCTTGAATTATTTTGGTATATACCGAGGAACCGAGACGAAATTGGACGACCACTTCATTCATAATATGGAAACGGTCTATGGAGTTTCAAGTACTTACTGGCATAATATTTCGTCTGATAACGATTTTTATACGAAGGTAGGGGAACTGTTAGAAAGCAAAGGGATATCCAAGTTAGATCATCGATGTCAACCTTTAAAGATCACGGGACGGCAAGAGTATCAGTCCTTTGGATTTTTACCTGCTCTCGATAACCTAACTGTGCTAGGTGAAGTTCTCAAAAATTACCCTGCGATAAATAAGAAAAAAATAATTGCCTACGGTTCTTCATACGGCGGATATATAGCTATGCTTTGTGGCAAATTTGCACCCCATACATTCTCAGTCATCATTGACAACTCAGGATTTTCACGTTCCGAAATGAAATATATTGTAGGTAGAGAAATATTAGAAACTGATTTAGCTGTTACTGTCAATTTCCATAACAAATTTTATACTGTTCCTTTCGCATATAACAATCCTTGGACGATCATGGATGAAACATCACGACATTATTTTGGCGATTCTCATAAGCAGATTCGTAATCTGTTGGTTAGAGAGCATAGGGTTAAATCGAATACACGATATTATATTTTTCATTGCGAAGAGGATCAAATAGCTTCCGTGGAAGACAAAGATAAAGTGACTGCGCTGTTGATTAATTATAATTCTACCTACTATAAACGAGTCGGAATGAATGACCTTGATGGTGCGCTTTTTAAAACATATGCACACGCAATGGATGCATCCCTTCGAAAACTGTTTGATCATGTTGCTGAACAAGACAAGGAATACGGATTGGTGAAAGAAACGAGTGAAAATGAATTTAGTAATAATGAAGTCAACTCATTAAATTGCGGTATCAAAAATTATGTTTTTAATTTCAAAAACGATTTTACAATGAACGTTACTATAACAGATAACATAAAAACAGAATATAATTTAATAAATTCATATCAGATAATGAGCAAATTATTGGATGTTTGCGAGTCAATAGACGAAGGTTTTAACTTTATCGTTACTAAGATAGCGGCCAGAGATTATAATGAAACTTTTGGAGTTATGCAGGATATACTAGATGCACACACAGCTATAAATTTACAAATAGATACGTTTTCCAGATTCCTAGGTGAAAATAACCTGCGCTCAGTTAATGAGCAGTTCAAAAACTCTCTTTCAATGACTGTTGTGCATTTCAATAATGAAGACTGGGATTTGTTGGATAACCAGTTATCACAACAAGTTATACCCTACTTTTTAGCGTGGAAGAAAGAACTGCACCATATTATCACACCCTATATCACCCATTAA
- the fliS gene encoding flagellar export chaperone FliS, with the protein MQLQQRNKYLQNTVQTATPGQLLIMLYDGAIRFCRQGIEAIREQRYSDANTSLLRVQDIVSEFVITIDRSNPISENLLHLYEYFNMRLIEANMKKDVEPVEEVLSHLIDLKETWIQAAKQYNQLAAQTSGNTFKQAQSTVI; encoded by the coding sequence ATGCAACTTCAACAACGTAATAAGTATCTTCAAAACACAGTTCAAACGGCAACTCCAGGACAACTACTTATTATGCTCTACGATGGCGCTATTCGTTTTTGCCGTCAAGGAATTGAAGCTATTAGAGAACAACGTTATTCAGATGCAAATACAAGTCTACTACGGGTTCAGGATATAGTTAGTGAGTTTGTTATTACAATCGATCGTTCTAATCCTATATCAGAAAACTTGCTACACTTATATGAGTATTTTAATATGCGATTAATTGAAGCGAATATGAAGAAGGACGTAGAACCGGTTGAAGAAGTGCTTTCCCATCTGATTGATTTGAAAGAAACTTGGATTCAGGCAGCTAAACAATATAACCAACTAGCGGCACAAACGAGTGGAAACACGTTCAAACAAGCACAATCGACAGTCATTTAA
- a CDS encoding flagellar protein FlaG yields the protein MNTNIPATVMSNPPIRVATSMDLVNTGAVKESSSKVSDSQNLSKFTSSAELKKAEARGEHVAISEEQLVKAIDRAIKAIEGKSTNLEFSVHKQTNIISVKVLDSASGEVIREIPPEKTLDFVAKMWEMAGILIDKKG from the coding sequence ATGAACACTAATATACCGGCTACAGTGATGAGTAATCCACCGATTAGAGTTGCTACTAGTATGGATTTAGTTAATACTGGGGCAGTGAAAGAGAGTTCAAGTAAGGTAAGCGATTCGCAGAATCTTTCTAAATTTACTAGCTCAGCAGAATTGAAAAAAGCAGAAGCCCGCGGTGAGCATGTCGCAATTAGCGAAGAACAGCTGGTTAAGGCCATTGATAGAGCAATTAAGGCCATCGAGGGAAAAAGCACAAACCTAGAGTTTTCTGTACATAAGCAGACCAATATCATTTCAGTGAAAGTATTAGACAGTGCATCGGGTGAAGTCATTCGTGAAATTCCTCCAGAGAAAACGTTGGATTTTGTCGCTAAAATGTGGGAAATGGCTGGTATACTTATAGATAAGAAAGGCTAA
- the fliD gene encoding flagellar filament capping protein FliD: MVSPIRMGGLVSGLETESIVKNLMKAQSAPLNKLLQKKQTEEWRRDQYREMNALLSDLKNKTFDMKLQSTYQKKELTSNNDSIVSVKQKGSPNASVYNVELQVAPIAAQAETSKFTIKDSLVNGTTLIAEDFAFTIGSDPNKHSIDVTITDTIHSVVAKINALSSQTGVTASFMQDDKSITFTSNGKYPAIDISSEFQSKLGNALVPPQNKPAVAGTAGSALINGISYAIKSNTFTFDGVEFNIKGPGKAQISLKPDEDAVFKSIKEYVDKYNEVIGKINGKLSERTYRDYKPLLNEEKESLSDKQVEQWEQKAKSGLLRQDGLLSNALSELRLSLSTNVSGAGLDSKYDNLSEIGITTGDYSEKGKLYIDEAKLKEAISKNGNGIMELFTKKSTSTDAATKFAESGLIERLYDQLNGTMIKLTEKAGSSGSFTDKSILGQGLTRINTDISRWEKRLEGIESRYWKQFTAMESAMSKANAQGNWLTQQLG, encoded by the coding sequence ATGGTAAGTCCAATTCGTATGGGTGGATTAGTCTCGGGTTTGGAAACAGAGTCAATCGTCAAAAATCTCATGAAAGCTCAGAGCGCACCGCTAAATAAACTTCTTCAAAAGAAGCAAACAGAAGAGTGGAGACGCGACCAATATCGAGAAATGAACGCCCTCCTATCCGATTTGAAAAATAAAACCTTTGATATGAAGCTACAATCAACTTATCAGAAGAAGGAATTAACATCAAATAATGATTCAATTGTTTCTGTAAAACAAAAGGGGAGTCCGAATGCTTCAGTATATAATGTAGAATTACAGGTGGCCCCCATAGCAGCACAGGCTGAAACCTCGAAGTTTACGATAAAAGATAGTTTGGTAAATGGGACTACATTAATTGCAGAGGATTTTGCCTTCACAATTGGTTCAGATCCTAATAAGCATAGTATTGATGTGACAATCACTGATACCATACACAGCGTTGTAGCAAAAATTAATGCACTATCATCACAAACCGGTGTTACAGCAAGCTTTATGCAAGATGATAAATCCATAACTTTTACTTCAAATGGAAAATATCCAGCTATTGATATAAGTTCTGAATTTCAATCTAAGCTGGGTAATGCATTGGTCCCCCCGCAAAACAAACCAGCTGTAGCTGGAACAGCAGGTAGCGCACTTATTAACGGCATTTCATATGCAATCAAAAGTAATACTTTTACATTTGATGGTGTTGAATTTAACATCAAAGGTCCGGGAAAAGCGCAAATTAGTCTCAAACCCGATGAGGACGCAGTTTTTAAATCGATTAAAGAATATGTAGATAAATATAACGAAGTTATTGGAAAGATAAATGGTAAGTTAAGTGAACGCACCTATAGAGATTACAAACCTTTATTAAACGAAGAGAAAGAATCGTTATCCGATAAGCAAGTTGAACAATGGGAACAAAAGGCTAAGAGCGGCTTACTGCGCCAAGATGGTTTGTTATCTAATGCGCTATCTGAATTGCGTCTATCTTTATCAACGAATGTTTCTGGCGCTGGTTTAGATTCGAAATATGATAATCTAAGCGAAATTGGGATTACAACAGGTGATTATTCAGAAAAAGGGAAACTTTATATTGATGAAGCGAAACTAAAAGAAGCCATTTCTAAAAATGGGAATGGTATAATGGAACTGTTTACTAAAAAGAGTACTTCAACAGATGCCGCTACTAAATTTGCCGAGAGTGGATTGATTGAGCGTTTATACGATCAACTTAACGGTACGATGATTAAACTTACGGAAAAAGCAGGCAGTTCTGGATCATTTACAGACAAGAGTATTCTTGGTCAAGGTCTAACTAGAATTAATACAGATATTAGTAGATGGGAAAAGCGATTAGAGGGCATAGAAAGTCGTTATTGGAAGCAGTTCACCGCAATGGAAAGTGCGATGAGTAAAGCGAATGCCCAAGGGAATTGGTTAACACAACAACTAGGTTAA
- a CDS encoding acylneuraminate cytidylyltransferase family protein, translating to MINNKNILAIIPARGGSKGVPRKNIREIAGKPLIAWTIEVAKKSKYIDRVVLSSEDSEIIEIASAYGCDVPFVRPSHLAQDDTSSMDMVFHALNELPDYDYVILLQPTSPLRNVEDIDGCIDAMLALDAPSCVSVTEPEKSPYWMYSLQGNCRMKPLIPQESTASRRQDLKKVYALNGAIYVAKVDWLVNTKTFLNDETTAFIMPKSRSYDIDTEEDFLLCDLLMHKMGRK from the coding sequence ATGATTAATAACAAGAATATTTTAGCCATTATCCCTGCCCGCGGTGGTTCCAAGGGAGTTCCACGTAAAAATATACGGGAAATAGCCGGGAAGCCACTTATTGCTTGGACCATTGAAGTTGCGAAAAAATCGAAGTATATCGATCGTGTTGTGTTATCTTCCGAAGACTCGGAAATTATTGAAATTGCAAGTGCTTATGGTTGTGATGTCCCTTTTGTACGTCCTTCACACCTTGCGCAGGATGACACATCAAGTATGGATATGGTTTTTCATGCTCTAAACGAATTACCTGATTATGATTATGTGATTCTACTTCAACCTACTTCTCCTTTGAGAAACGTAGAGGATATCGATGGCTGTATTGACGCTATGTTGGCGTTAGATGCTCCATCCTGTGTGAGCGTAACCGAACCAGAAAAATCACCATATTGGATGTACAGTCTTCAGGGGAATTGTAGAATGAAGCCTCTTATACCACAAGAGTCAACAGCATCACGCCGTCAGGATTTAAAGAAGGTTTATGCTTTGAACGGAGCCATATATGTGGCAAAGGTAGATTGGTTAGTTAACACCAAAACTTTTTTGAATGACGAAACAACTGCATTTATTATGCCTAAGAGTCGATCATATGATATTGATACAGAAGAGGATTTCTTATTGTGCGATCTATTGATGCATAAAATGGGGAGGAAATAA
- a CDS encoding N-acetyl sugar amidotransferase, producing MKYCKKCVMPDTRPGILFNEAGVCQACQAEEQKDMTDWDARFEELKALCDKHRRKTDSEYDCIIAVSGGKDSHFQVHFFKEVMNMNPLLVSVEDNFEMTEAGKHNLKNISERFGCHIMSLKPNLRAQKHIMRKTFEKYGRPTWYIDRLIYTYPLHVAHKFNIPLLVYGENISYEYGGEQRVETYSAKDQINNGVAGEIDYNELIDENVSLMDLALCHPPTAEEIDQLEPIYLSYFTRWSSYSNYIFSKNNGFKDLSHEWTREHTFENFDQVDSYAYLVHPWLKYPKFGHASATDYASKFIRYGLISREEGIALVKKHDHRVDQKAVQSFIDFLGYSHTKFYSIVDRFYNEDLFNKNRHGEWELKYPIWKEIND from the coding sequence ATGAAATATTGTAAAAAATGTGTAATGCCTGATACGCGACCTGGAATTTTATTCAATGAAGCTGGAGTTTGTCAGGCCTGCCAAGCAGAAGAACAAAAAGATATGACAGACTGGGATGCAAGATTTGAAGAATTAAAAGCCCTTTGTGATAAGCACAGACGTAAAACTGATTCTGAATATGATTGTATTATTGCAGTAAGTGGTGGGAAAGACAGTCATTTTCAAGTTCATTTTTTCAAAGAAGTTATGAATATGAACCCGCTGCTTGTTTCAGTAGAAGATAATTTTGAGATGACTGAGGCAGGCAAACATAATTTGAAAAATATATCTGAACGTTTTGGTTGTCACATTATGTCGTTAAAGCCAAATTTAAGGGCGCAAAAGCATATTATGCGTAAAACGTTCGAAAAATATGGTCGTCCGACATGGTATATAGATCGTTTAATCTATACATATCCACTTCATGTGGCACATAAGTTCAATATTCCTTTGCTAGTGTACGGAGAAAATATTAGCTACGAATATGGCGGGGAACAGCGCGTTGAAACTTATTCAGCAAAAGACCAGATTAATAATGGTGTAGCTGGGGAAATTGACTACAACGAATTAATTGATGAAAATGTGTCATTAATGGATTTAGCTTTGTGCCACCCTCCTACTGCTGAAGAAATTGATCAATTAGAACCGATCTATTTGAGCTACTTTACACGCTGGAGCAGCTATAGCAACTATATCTTCTCAAAAAATAATGGATTTAAAGATTTGTCGCATGAATGGACACGTGAGCATACTTTCGAAAACTTTGACCAGGTTGATTCATATGCCTACCTAGTCCATCCATGGTTGAAATACCCGAAATTTGGACACGCATCCGCTACAGATTATGCATCGAAATTTATTCGATATGGTTTAATCAGTAGAGAAGAAGGTATAGCATTGGTGAAAAAGCATGATCATCGTGTAGACCAAAAAGCAGTCCAGTCATTTATTGATTTTCTTGGGTATTCTCATACGAAATTTTATAGTATTGTTGACCGTTTTTATAATGAGGACTTATTCAATAAAAATAGACATGGTGAATGGGAATTGAAATATCCGATCTGGAAAGAGATTAATGATTAA